CTTACCGATTCGGAGAGCAAAGCAAGAATCCAGATGGCTTCCAATTTCGATTAGTCGATGTACTGGGATTCCCACTCACGACGAGCCTCGATTGCTTGCTCGCCGTCTGCTGTTATCGCATAGTAGTTTGTGCGCCTGTCGAGTTGTCCTTTCTCGACAAGGTCCTTATTCACAACCGTATCGAGATTGGGATATAGTCGCCCGTGATTGATCTCTGAACTGTAGTACTGCTCGATCTCGTCTTTGACGTCCTGTCCAGATGGCTGGTCAGCGCCCGCGATCACGTACAGCAGGTCTCGTTGGAATCCTGTAAGGTCGTCCATGGCTCAGCCATTCAGGCGAGATGATATTTGTTATTCCACACGTACGTAGATGTAAGCGAATCCAACTAGTCGATTCTTTATACTACTAGCCAGCTCTCTTTCCGTTCACGATATCCTGTGGCTGTGATCGTGATGGAACGACACTCGAGGGGCCCGATCTAGTACGCACACTCAGCAGTCACAGTTGTTTCACTCTGAGTCAGACAGTAGCTTACCGATGTACTGATTTTCCCACTCCCGGCGGGCCTCGAGTTCGCGTTGACCACGGGCAGTGATCGTGTAGGAGTTCGTCCGACGATCAACTTGGCCTTTCTCGACAAGCCCTTTGTCGACGACCTCGTCGAGATTCGGATACAGTCGCCCGTGATGGACCTCATTCTCATAGTATTCCTCGAGTTCGTCTTGGATCGCGAGGCCATGCAACTCGTCCTGACCGGAGATCACGTACAGGAGGTCACGCTGGAATTTGGTGAGATCGTACATATCTGAATGTGAGTATATTGACTGATGAAGTTTTCTAGGTCAAGTGGCACCACAGAAATTTTCTTCTTACTATCCCCAGCGATTTCCAAGGGACACAACATGTTACAACCACAGGCCATTCCGAAGTGGCGTTGACTGTTCCTGTGTGAAGGGAAAGTCTCGCCCCCACCTCACTCGCTCGGCCAC
The sequence above is a segment of the Natrinema sp. HArc-T2 genome. Coding sequences within it:
- a CDS encoding PadR family transcriptional regulator, which codes for MDDLTGFQRDLLYVIAGADQPSGQDVKDEIEQYYSSEINHGRLYPNLDTVVNKDLVEKGQLDRRTNYYAITADGEQAIEARREWESQYID
- a CDS encoding PadR family transcriptional regulator — encoded protein: MYDLTKFQRDLLYVISGQDELHGLAIQDELEEYYENEVHHGRLYPNLDEVVDKGLVEKGQVDRRTNSYTITARGQRELEARREWENQYIGKLLSDSE